The following DNA comes from Salvia splendens isolate huo1 chromosome 17, SspV2, whole genome shotgun sequence.
CTCACACATAGACCaaacactgggctaagtgtgagacagtgccaaTAATCAAACATGTaaatcaaaacagaaaaacaacAACCAAAACACATATAGGCAggcgaaaaaaaaaacatgacaAAACAAACAtgcataacttctcacacttagaccccaAATAGGGCTAAGTGTGAAGTGGGGTAAAATATCagttatacaaataaaaaacaaataaaaagaaaattgtttAAAATTGAAACGACTGAGATTGGGGGGGAGTATACTCAATACCTTCTAGGGGGGTTGACCGGGAGATGCTGAAGGTGGCCGGGAGGACGACGGGTGCCAAGTCGAAGGAGggcttgtagagggaggtggtggttgccTGGCAGGGGTTTGGTCGTGGGTGGTTCCCAACATTCTGGCCAGCAGAACCAGTTGAGTATTTGAATTCTCCGCCAGCTGCATCAGTGTCTGCTCCATTTGGAGCTTCCACTCGTCATCAGCACTTGCAGCCTCCTCTCGCTCCATCCACGGAGTGGGCGCCTGATGTGTATCCTCATTTTCTCCTTCGGCAAGGGTTTCTGAGGTCTCTTCTGGCCTTGTTCTCCTCTTGGGCTACGTAAAACTGGAAATTCCCTCCTTGCGTCTTCTCTAGGACCTGAATtctaacaaagaaatcaaggTCAAACAATTCAGGACTAGGTCAAAGGATGGGGCGTCCGACATTCTTCAAGGTCCAGTTTCTCCTTAGATAAGCCCCGAGGAGGTGGTAGACGTTTAAATGGCGGGCAGCACGGGTAGAAATTTGGTTCATGGAATAGGCCTGCCAGAACCCAAGGTGGACTTCCCTCTGATCTCTCATGCTCCACGTAAAGTAGAGCTCGGCCAGAGTGAGGATCGCCAACGTATTGGTTTGTCCGAGGAGATTACAGGCCAGGAAGACATGGGCTAGGCGGAGGGCAGGATCAGCAATAAGATGTCGTCTGGATTCAGAGGCTCTGAAAGTTGGGGCGCATCCACAGCATATGGCCTTCCAGACGGCCTGCTGATCGAATTCGGGTTTCCTCTGAGAGAGACCGATATCGCGCCCAACCCAAACCCCATTGGCCACCTGACTCTCTGTATAGAGGCCCATCCTGATGGAGAAATCGTTTAAGCTCATCAGTTGGTCCTGGCCAAAGACCCTGAAGGAAACACTTTTGTCGTTTAGGTCTGAGCTTCCGGTGAAGCGGAAGGATATGAAAAACTCTTTGGCTGGCCGGCAATGTAGGCGGCAAACCTCTCATTCATCTCTATCTTCTCCAGGGACGGCTGGTGCAGCATCTTCCCCGCCTTTAGCTTCTTCTGGGCGGTCACGCTTTAGTGGACCTCCTCAGCCCATTTGGGGTTTTCAAATTCCAGCATCCGCTGGAGGAGGTCCGTGGTCAACACCACAGTTTGTCGGGAATAGTCGATGGTGGGGGGTGGTGCAAGCCTTCCTTGTTGCCTGCGGGATATCCGGGCCTACCGAATCTCTCTCCCCTCTGTATCACTGCCCTCTTCTCCTTCTTGTGGAGGGGCAGGTTGGTCTGCATCAAAAATTTCAATGCCCCGGGTTGTGGGGCGCATCCTTTTTGGGGAAGATAAAACAGTCCCCTTCACTTTCCTTTTCCTTTCAGCCTTTTGACGGCTGCCATCAACTGCCTCGGCCTTGCCGGCCTCTGGGTTTATCGCCCCAACTGCTCCTTGGTTTTCTGGTTCCCCTGGCTCATCCAACAGCCTCCGCACTATACGGGGCCTCTCCACCTGTTCCTCCTTCGCCCTCTGCATGCTGGCCACCCTGGCCTCCACCTCCTACATCAGTGCGTGGATTTCCCTTCTGCGCGTCCGGTAGTGCAGCGGCTCCTCCTCCGTCTCCGGGACCAATTCATCCTCTGCTCAAGGAATGAAGGTCCATTCTGTCCCCCTATGTTGTAGTATTTCATTGGGGGGAGGCAGAAAGTCCTCCGTAGAGTCATCGTCAATGTTCACAACCTCGATCGGTTGTGTCGGCCTTAGGAGAGTAGAGGAGCTGGAGCCTCCGCCACTTGGTGATGTCGGAGCGTTTGGAGCAGCTGTGCCCTCTGCATGTGGTTGCGACACGAATTCTGTTTCGGCGGCTGGAGTGGCGGCCGGTTGCACCCCTTCTTTCTCAGAATCGCCTCCACTGTACTGTGCCGTGGGGACGGCGGGTGTAAGTTCAGGGGTGTGAAGGGGGGCTTGTGTTTGGGAGGTAGACGGGGGGTGTCTGGGGGGATTTTGGGGTGTGGGAGTTGTGGCTCGGTCCCTTGACAAGGAAATCCCCAGTCGGGCTTTAATGGTGGCGTAAACGGTCGGAATATCCGTACCGGAGGGCATACTCCGAAGGATTCTATCTAGGCTCCTGACGGCTTCTTCGTCCACCTCGGGAGGTGGAGCGGCGCTTGCTTGTGGTGGAGGCTGGGAGGATGGGCTAGGGTTTTCAATTTGGGCCTGGGGTGAGGTCCTCTGGTCCTCACTGTCGGCACCGGAACTGGAGGAGGAAGATGAAGTTGGGAGTTGTTCAAGCAACATTGTTTACTGGTAATGGTGATAGGCTTTGAAAAGGATGATGGTGTTGGGCAAGGGTTCTTGAACTTAGAGCGGTATGGGAGAGCACAGAGAATGTACTGTAGGCGATTTGGTTAAAAGTGATATCCGGATCTGAAATCTGCCTTTTATACTGATATTGCGGCTGTTGGGATCCTTtactgttgagatccctgcggcTATTTAGATCTTTGTGACTTTTCACGTACAGGTGTGTCCTTTTAGAGTGCCAGCTGGCAtagcttctctgatacgcttcATTCCTCTCTCCAGGATGTTCTGTCCAATGCGGCAGTTGGCGCTTCCTGACACCCCTTTAGTCACTGTGCACGTCCTTTCATCACCTACCCTGATCAACGAAAGTactgtaccaccaattaaattcgaattgcactgatcaagtggacaattagttccagatgaaaactcaaataCTTCCATTTGATCAGCGTCCATCCTTACTTCTGacttttaatttctaaaaattaaaaaataacaaagaagaactatttacactaactaccaAGGATTTGACCGAGTTCCCctgggatgtcacttgatcagtttaatagattaagAGTTTGTTGCCTGATCAAGCAGATTACCCATGAGTACCCGACCACTCCTTTTACCTGCTTACTGGTGCGAGTTAGGTGTGAGTAGTGGAATGTTATCCACTACAAATGTCTTCATTCCGcctagtggaatttcttccactatgcCTACCTTGGCCTTGTCTCTGTGGGGCTCAACCTGATGACTCTTCTCCACGAAGGAGAACGAATTCGGGGGGTCTCCTTGGATGTTTGGTTCCAGTGTGTGCACTGCCACCATTGTACGATGGTCTTCTTGTTTCGAATTCCGCCTCCTGGATATCCGTTTGAGTTGACACTAGAAGAGTAGCTCTTTCTGCCCCATTATGAGCTCTTCCATTCTCAAAGTGGGGTCGAGTCTGTGTTGTCGATCAAGGGTGGGTGTCACTCCTTCTTCTATCATGGCGGGATACATGCACAAATCTGGGTTAACCTCTGTTGTCTTCCACTTGACCACCTCCTGACCCAGCCTCAGTTCTTCCATCAACTGTCCTCTCTGTCCTTGCAGATTTGGTTTGACCGGTTCTTGGTACGCCTGGTTGGACAGGCTCTTGAGAGTAACTGGTGATGTAGGTAAAGGCAATAGTTGCCATGTAGGCGAGGGATTTTCCTTCAGCATTCCTTTCAATGgggcggcttggtcaggtggtttttcgACCCCTTCCGGTTGAGGGATCTCTTCTGACTCAGCTGTTCGTGGCGGTttacagaaatccataattttcctttcgatggcttgatcatccatttccccagtcATCGTTGCCTCGAACCATTCAGCTGCTTCCCTTTTAAGCTGTTTATCTTCAGTGGAACCAGAGGGTGGTTCTTTGAAGGGTTCTTTTTCTAGATACTTTCATTCCCAAGGACTGATAGCGTCTATCGATTGTATGCGCTCGCCATCTTGTGGCTTCCTCCCAGCTTTATCAATATCGAATGTAAGctgttctccattaaaacccAGCTTCATCGTCACATGGTGGACGTCGACGACTGTGCTGGCTGTGGATAGGAATGGCCAGGCTCTGGTAGATTCCTCTGCTCCAGGCTCTGCCATCTtcatgacgaagaagtcggcggggtacTTGAATTTGTtaaccttgacgatttcatcttccagaattccctcTGGGCGAATGCAAGACCCATCCGCTAGCTGTATTACTATGCCGGTTTTGACAAGCTTAGCTTCTCTCAGCTTTtcgtatatagaatacggcataatattgatggaagcccctaggtcgcacattgcgtgctccatttgaacgtctctgatggaaattgggagcgtgaATACCCTTGGGTCAGTCTTCTTGGGAGGAAGATCACTGGGTTGGATAGCCACGGCTACATTTTCTGATTCGACCATTCTTCCCTTCTCAGTGACTTGTTCAAGGGTACTAGACTCTCCTTCttttgtgacttgatcaagggtgCTGGACTCAAAGATTTCTTTATGACTGGGTTCGTCTTCGGGTGCTGGAGAA
Coding sequences within:
- the LOC121774409 gene encoding proline-rich receptor-like protein kinase PERK8, whose product is MLLEQLPTSSSSSSSGADSEDQRTSPQAQIENPSPSSQPPPQASAAPPPEVDEEAVRSLDRILRSMPSGTDIPTVYATIKARLGISLSRDRATTPTPQNPPRHPPSTSQTQAPLHTPELTPAVPTAQYSGGDSEKEGVQPAATPAAETEFVSQPHAEGTAAPNAPTSPSGGGSSSSTLLRPTQPIEVVNIDDDSTEDFLPPPNEILQHRGTEWTFIP